A window from Podospora bellae-mahoneyi strain CBS 112042 chromosome 1 map unlocalized CBS112042p_1, whole genome shotgun sequence encodes these proteins:
- a CDS encoding uncharacterized protein (EggNog:ENOG503NU4S; COG:F): MDDSRDNAKTCRPKRFSFRGAATSPWHQRATRCARNDSDQLTTTSSTSNILQPATGKMGLKMTIIGTVLATLAANPATAAQPRAARPIPAPMRDLVWGKLNFLHTTDTHGWHAGHLQESQYSADWGDYISFAEHMRQKADDLGVDLLVVDTGDRVEGNGLYDASSPKGKYYYDIYKEQDVDVICTGNHELYIASTADREYERTVENFSGRYVASNLDYVKGDGERVEMAQRYRRFRTKNQGVEVVAMGFLFDFGGNANNTVVKRVGDVVREGWFQRLVREQEKPDLWLVIGHVGVQMEEFKTVFGEIRRWNGDAPILFFGGHVHVRDATSYDERSFAMASGRYFETIGWMSVDGAIKKAEEDPKGERGLSFHRRYIDNNLLGLYHHSGLNASTFHTQHGKNVTSMIAKARKELELDYTFGCAPQDYWMTRSPYPGPDSIYTLLEEEVIPDIAVNPKRKDVPRLVIVNTGAIRFDIFKGAFTRDSTYITSPFLSVLNYIPDVPYHAAKKVIKLLNNAGKIMADAHMDNEFMAIPEQLSIRESIIYDTPANPFSEDGIQKPMGQHGHEEPFLVEGYTTRDDIGDDGDDALHSRINFYVVPNCIQSELSFPEEGEPETVDLVFFDFIQPWVLMALKFNGAVYTDKDVSLYVEGTFTELFAGWIEDNWPAKC, from the exons ATGGACGACAGCCGTGACAACGCCAAGACCTGCAGGCCAAAGAGGTTCTCGTTCAGGGGTGCCGCCACTTCTCCCTGGCACCAACGCGCGACC CGATGCGCGCGGAACGACTCTGATCAATTGACGACTACGAGCAGCACATCAAACATACTCCAACCCGCAACCGGCAAGATGGGCCTGAAAATGACCATCATCGGCACCGTCCTCGCGaccctcgccgccaaccccgcGACCGCGGCGCAACCGCGAGCCGCGCGGCCGATCCCCGCCCCGATGCGAGACCTCGTCTGGGGCAAACTAAACTTTTTGCACACGACCGACACGCACGGCTGGCACGCTGGCCATCTTCAGGAGTCACAATATTCGGCTGACTGGGGGGACTACATCTCTTTTGCGGAGCACATGCGGCAAAAGGCGGATGATTTGGGAGTCGATCTCTTGGTTGTCGACACGGGGGACCGGGTGGAGGGAAACGGGCTGTATGACGCGAGCAGTCCGAAGGGGAAGTACTACTACGATATATACAAGGAACAGGACGTGGACGTGATTTGCACGGGGAATCACGAGCTGTATATTGCGAGCACGGCAGATCGGGAGTATGAGAGGACGGTGGAGAATTTTAGCGGGAGGTATGTGGCTAGCAATTTGGATTACGtgaagggggatggggagagggtggagatggcgcaGAGGTATAGGAGGTTTAGGACGAAGAAtcaaggggtggaggtggtggcgatggggTTTTTGTTTGATTTTGGGGGGAATGCGAATAATACTGTGGTGAAAAgggttggggatgtggtgagggaggggtggtttcagcggttggtgagggagcaggagaagccgGATTTGTGGCTGGTTATTGGGCATGTGGGGGTGCAGATGGAGGAGTTTAAGACGGTTTTTGGGGAGATTAGGAGGTGGAATGGGGATGCGCcgattttgttttttgggggcCATGTTCATGTCAGGGATGCGACGAGCTATGATGAGAGGAGCTTTGCGATGGCGAGTGGGCGGTATTTTGAGACGATTGGGTGGATGAGTGTTGACGGGGcgatcaagaaggccgaggaggatccaaagggggagagggggttgagtttTCATCGGAGGTATATTGATAACAACCTCCTTGGGTTGTATCATCACAGCGGGCTGAATGCTTCGACTTTTCATACCCAGCATGGCAAGAACGTCACGTCTATGATTGccaaggcgaggaaggagctGGAATTGGATTACACCTTTGGTTGCGCGCCACAGGATTACTGGATGACGAGGTCGCCGTATCCAGGACCTGACAGCATTTACACCctgctcgaggaggaggtcatcCCGGATATCGCAGTCAACCCAAAGCGCAAGGACGTCCCCAGACTGGTGATCGTCAACACAGGCGCTATCAGATTCGACATCTTCAAGGGGGCCTTCACGCGGGACTCGACATACATCACCTCACCCTTCCTCAGCGTTCTCAACTACATCCCCGATGTCCCCTACCACGCCGCGAAGAAAGtcatcaagctcctcaaTAACGCCGGGAAGATCATGGCTGACGCTCATATGGACAACGAGTTCATGGCTATCCCCGAGCAACTTTCCATCAGAGAGTCCATCATCTACGACACCCCTGCCAACCCTTTCTCCGAAGACGGTATCCAGAAGCCAATGGGTCAGCATGGGCATGAGGAGCCCTTTTTGGTTGAGGGATACACCACCCGGGATGATATCGGCGACGATGGTGACGACGCCCTCCACTCGAGGATCAACTTCTACGTGGTCCCCAACTGCATCCAGAGCGAGCTGTCGTTCCCGGAAGAGGGCGAGCCAGAGACGGTTGATTTGGTGTTCTTCGACTTTATTCAACcttgggtgttgatggcgtTGAAGTTTAATGGAGCCGTGTATACTGACAAGGACGTCAGTTTGTATGTTGAGGGGACGTTTACGGAGCTTTTCGCCGGGTGGATCGAGGACAATTGGCCGGCGAAGTGTTGA
- a CDS encoding uncharacterized protein (COG:M; EggNog:ENOG503NW1Y) — MSAPSPAPSPAPSAQPLRSALKNDNDGEGSKTPPLSALAKAVQIAEPESSPHDEASVKKQFPAGVGRRLSGRPGLSATPSRSSTLSQTPSIDVAGETELTASPVPIEEPQNSGIASYHRHRIDRVSEKLVAQVADWLHREKAKKESRKSRKHSSRRKSPPETPEAGRPRADSLESDSSEVSLDRLQRIIDDSMSALGLGSVPHLGPRLSKKHRKRSSRSLRGAASSDTEFFDGDVVVPSCDAALDNSKTMSYTGGKAADDNASISSRREDKEKQAWTVFKNEIIRLAHTLRLKGWRRVPLDSGEQISVQRLSGALTNAVYVVSPPPESALLPAEGKKTPGKVLLRIYGPQVEHLIDRENELSVLRRLARKKIGPRLLGTFLNGRFEQYLNAAALTSQSMREPDTSRQIAKRMRELHDGVELLEEEKDLGPSVWRNWDKWLAQVEKTVLFLDKQYNDGPNDLSRGHSDSWKKKGYVCGVEWPAFKELVRKYREFLDGQYGDPKKIREKLLLMFGAQTQYGNILRVRPDDQKSPLLQPANEHKQLVVIDFEYAGANIPGLEFANHFSEWTYDYHDARYPHVCDTAKYPNVDQQRRFIRAYVDHRPRFPYIDSAKSTPATTPTGTGPGTSIHTAGSTTSIADFMLDARVPAGGWKEEERKREAATEKRVKELMEETKLWRTANSAQWVAWGLVQAKIPGLKVSSDGEAEDVTPAEEETEEDADAFDYLGYTQTRAYFFLGDCVQLGLIKLEDLPEETRGRVKIVEV, encoded by the exons ATGTCCGcaccctctccagcaccctctccagcaccctcGGCTCAGCCGCTGCGTTCGGCTCTGAAGAACGACAATGATGGTGAAGGTTCCAAAACCCCGCCCTTGAGCGCACTGGCAAAAG CCGTTCAGATTGCTGAACCTGAGTCGTCGCCTCACGATGAGGCCTCAGTCAAGAAGCAGTTTCCTGCAGGCGTTGGCAGGAGGCTGAGTGGACGCCCTGGTCTGTCTGCCACGCCGTCTAGGTCCTCGACTCTCAGCCAGACTCCCAGCATCGATGTTGCCGGCGAAACCGAGCTCACTGCTTCTCCGGTACCCATTGAAGAACCTCAAAACAGTGGCATCGCCTCCTACCACCGCCATAGAATTGATCGCGTGAGTGAGAAGTTGGTAGCTCAGGTGGCTGACTGGCTCCACCGAGAGAAAGCCAAGAAGGAGTCTAGAAAGAGTCGAAAGCATTCTTCGCGCCGCAAGTCACCTCCAGAGACGCCTGAAGCCGGTCGTCCTCGTGCCGATTCTCTCGAGTCTGATTCGAGTGAAGTGTCTCTTGATCGACTTCAGAGGATTATCGACGACAGCATGTCGGCTTTGGGACTGGGGTCTGTTCCTCACCTAGGACCTCGTCTAAGCAAGAAGCACCGGAAGAGATCTAGTAGGAGCCTCAGAGGTGCGGCATCATCGGACACGGAATTTttcgatggtgatgttgtggtTCCCAGCTGTGATGCGGCCCTCGACAACTCCAAGACCATGAGCTACACTGGAGGCAAGGCGGCCGACGACAACGCTTCTATCTCTAGCCGCAGGGAGGATAAAGAGAAGCAAGCCTGGACTGTATTCAAGAATGAAATCATTCGTTTGGCACACACGCTGAGGCTCaaagggtggaggagggtgcccCTTGACAGCGGAGAGCAGATCTCAGTTCAACGTCTCAGCGGTGCATTGACAAACGCTGTGTATGTGGTCTCGCCGCCCCCTGAATCGGCACTGCTTCCcgccgagggcaagaagacgCCAGGCAAGGTGCTGCTAAGAATCTATGGTCCCCAGGTGGAGCACCTCATCGACCGTGAAAACGAGTTGAGCGTGCTTagaaggctggccagaaAGAAGATTGGCCCTCGCCTGCTTGGCACTTTCTTGAACGGTCGGTTTGAGCAATACCTCAACGCTGCTGCGCTCACTTCGCAAAGCATGCGGGAGCCGGATACCTCTAGACAGATTGCTAAGCGCATGAGGGAGCTTCATGACGGCGtggagctgttggaggaagagaaggaccTTGGCCCCAGTGTTTGGAGAAACTGGGACAAGTGGCTTGCCCAAGTCGAGAAGACTGTTTTGTTCCTCGACAAGCAATACAATGACGGGCCAAACGACCTGTCTCGTGGTCATAGCGACagctggaagaagaagggttATGTCTGCGGAGTGGAATGGCCGGCCTTCAAGGAGCTGGTCCGAAAGTATCGCGAGTTTCTTGATGGCCAGTATGGCGACCCGAAGAAGATCAGAGAGAAGCTT CTACTGATGTTTGGTGCGCAGACTCAATACGGCAATATTCTCCGCGTCCGTCCGGACGATCAGAAATCACCCCTTCTTCAGCCCGCCAACGAGCACAAGCAATTGGTTGTTATTGATTTTGAGTATGCCGGTGCCAACATTCCAGGACTTGAGTTTGCCAACCATTTCTCCGAATGGACATACGACTATCATGACGCGCGGTACCCTCATGTTTGCGACACCGCCAAGTATCCCAACGTTGACCAGCAGCGCCGGTTTATCAGGGCCTATGTCGATCATAGGCCTAGGTTCCCGTATATTGACTCTGCCAAAAGCACGCCCGCCACGACACCCACAGGGACCGGACCAGGAACTTCTATTCACACGGCGGGATCTACAACCTCTATTGCTGACTTTATGCTGGATGCCCGCGTCCCAGCCggtgggtggaaggaggaggagagaaagagggaaGCGGCGACGGAGAAGCGAGTCAAGgagctgatggaggagaccAAACTCTGGCGCACAGCCAACAGCGCCCAGTGGGTTGCGTGGGGTCTTGTCCAGGCTAAGATTCCTGGTTTGAAGGTTTCCTCGGATGGCGAGGCGGAGGATGTGACTccagccgaggaggagactgAAGAGGATGCCGATGCGTTTGATTATCTTGGATATACACAGACGAGAGCTTACTTTTTCCTGGGTGATTGTGTTCAACTTGGTTTGATCAAGTTGGAGGATCTTCCCGAGGAGACTAGGGGACGGGTGAAGATTGTTGAGGTTTGA
- the SCO1 gene encoding Cu-binding protein (BUSCO:EOG09264ENO; EggNog:ENOG503NY20; COG:C) produces MSQPAMRATFNVLPRAATRQCLRSLSTASNMAARRPTTSCLPKPQTQTYQPLVQRRFKFKTVEEAKSRYRSGPFSWKAGILFLMTGAGLLFYFEKEKERMQRKRIAESTKGVGRPKVGGPFSLIDQNGNTVTDEDLKGRYSLVYFGFTHCPDICPEELDKMARMFDLVEEKRPGVLAPVFVTCDPARDGPKELKEYLAEFHPKFIGLTGTYDQIKAMCKAYRVYFSTPTEVKPGQDYLVDHSIYFYLMDPEGDFVEALGRQHSPDQAAKIIVDHMKEWKGPLKKA; encoded by the exons ATGTCACAACCAGCGATGCGTGCCACATTTAACGTCCTGCCGAGGGCGGCAACTCGACAATGCCTACGATCCCTATCCACAGCTAGCAACATGGCTGCCAGAAGACCGACGACATCCTGCCTTCCGAAACCACAGACACAAACCTACCAGCCATTGGTTCAACGGAGATTCAAGTTCAAGACAGTGGAGGAGGCAAAAAGTCGCTATCGTTCTGGG CCATTCTCATGGAAGGCTGGTATTCTCTTCCTCATGACTGGCGCCGGGCTCCTGTTTTACtttgagaaagagaaggagcGCATGCAGCGCAAGAGGATAGCAGAGTCAACCAAGGGTGTTGGAAGGCCCAAGGTGGGCGGGCCGTTCAGCTTGATTGACCAGAATGGCAACACTGTTACGGACGAGGACTTGAAGGGGCGCTACTCTCTT GTCTACTTTGGATTTACCCATTGTCCGGATATATGCCCCGAAGAGCTCGACAAGATGGCGAGAATGTTCGATCTGGTAGAGGAGAAGCGTCCTGGTGTGCTGGCACCTGTATTTGTGACATGCGACCCCGCGCGTGACGGTCCCAAGGAGTTGAAGGAATATCTTGCCGAGTTCCATCCCAAGTTTATCGGTCTGACAGGCACATACGACCAGATCAAGGCCATGTGCAAGGCCTACCGGGTTTACTTCAGCACGCCGACCGAAGTCAAGCCAGGCCAGGATTACCTGGTCGACCACAGCATCTACTTCTACCTTATGGACCCCGAGGGAGACTTTGTGGAGGCGCTCGGCAGACAGCACTCTCCCGACCAAGCAGCCAAGATCATCGTGGATCATATGAAGGAGTGGAAGGGACCCTTGAAGAAGGCCTAG
- the SPP1 gene encoding COMPASS (complex proteins associated with Set1p) component (EggNog:ENOG503P16E; COG:S) — MAFSTSFFTLDPEAATGNSNQLLPSDSQTTIKTERSNSPQTVREEEQPAADLPTLSAQANFSSSEETQTKHPPPSSEYGFDQDSIAGDSTKPTTTKPPVSRRKKGTATIIKPPKRSRPGGNTSMGPKKKAGKTTKGVGSGAPSLNGDIGSDLAGGASESDSGPYCLCRGPDNHRFMIACDRCEDWFHGDCIGMDKWTGENLVQKYICPNCSDPDRDYVTRYKKMCSYSSCKNAARVGDPERPSIFCSDDHCQMWWNDLVCTIPKAPRSKSSKPTSILDDLTREDFISLLDSPVMASYYQQAQQQTSSTLSIIPGQANLSLPPDFWTNPPPNLLTPEQEDFLSTSLAKRQELGEEMLLYKKMLELINIAIERRDTAISSPSTPYNKDVCGYDVRLDHIGTPHQFSLFLQTDSGVKIFKSGKLEDMDEEEQAKWLKGEDATSGNYKGGMCTRKKCPPHRQWRDILVKSVKYDVRELTRKAKERLDGEQRVRDAAAGRWFRKGMFEGDKVEVIGGAIGEVLGGQVDGAGEDVKMEG; from the coding sequence ATGGCGTTCTCAACGTCTTTTTTCACCCTCGACCCAGAAGCTGCGACGGGCAATAGCAATCAGCTATTACCTTCAGACAGTCAAACCACAATAAAAACGGAAAGGTCAAACAGTCCACAAACCGTACGGGAAGAGGAGCAACCCGCAGCAGATTTGCCCACTCTTTCTGCTCAAGCCAATTTTTCGTCCTCTGAAGAAACACAAACAAagcacccaccccccagcaGTGAATACGGCTTTGATCAGGACTCGATTGCTGGCGACTCTACGAAACCAACCACGACCAAGCCTCCAGTAAGCAGGAGGAAAAAGGGAACTgcaaccatcatcaaaccaccaaaaagatCTCGCCCCGGCGGCAATACCAGCATGGGCCCAAAAAAGAAGGCAGGCAAAACCACCAAGGGCGTAGGATCCGGTGCCCCATCACTCAATGGAGATATCGGCAGCGACCTTGCTGGAGGAGCCAGCGAGTCTGACAGCGGGCCGTACTGCCTCTGTCGCGGACCTGATAACCACAGGTTCATGATAGCGTGTGATCGCTGTGAGGACTGGTTTCACGGCGACTGCATCGGCATGGATAAGTGGACTGGCGAGAATCTCGTCCAGAAATACATCTGTCCCAACTGCAGCGATCCCGACCGGGACTATGTCACCCGCTACAAAAAGATGTGCAGCTACTCAAGCTGCAAGAACGCCGCCCGGGTTGGGGACCCTGAGCGCCCATCCATATTCTGCTCAGACGATCACTGCCAAATGTGGTGGAACGACCTCGTCTGCACCATTCCCAAAGCCCCAAGATCCAAATCCAGCAAACCTACCAGCATCCTAGACGACCTCACAAGAGAAGACTTCATATCTCTCCTCGACTCGCCTGTCATGGCTTCATACTACcaacaagcacaacaacagacctcctccaccctctccatcatccccggCCAAgcaaacctctccctccccccagacTTCTggaccaaccccccacccaacctcctcaccccagAACAAGAAgacttcctctccacctccctcgcgAAACGACAAGAGCTAGGCGAGGAGATGCTCCTCTACAAGAAAATGCTCGAGCTCATCAACATCGCCATCGAGCGCAGAGACACCGCCATCTCGTCCCCTTCCACACCCTACAACAAAGACGTCTGCGGTTACGACGTTCGTCTAGATCACATTGGGACGCCGCACCAGTTTTCCCTCTTTCTTCAGACTGACTCGGGGGTTAAAATCTTCAAGAGTGGCAAGTTGGAGGAtatggacgaggaggaacaggCAAAGTGGCtcaagggggaggatgcGACGAGCGGGAATTACAAGGGGGGTATGTGCACGAGGAAGAAGTGCCCTCCGCATAGACAGTGGAGGGATATACTGGTGAAATCCGTCAAGTATGATGTCAGGGAGCTGACgaggaaggcgaaggagaggttggatggggagcagagggtgagggatgcggcggcggggaggtggtttaGGAAGGGGATGTTTGAAGGGGATAAGGTGGAGGTTATTGGGGGGGCTATTGGGGAGGTGCTTGGTGGGCAGGTggatggggcgggggaggatgtgaagATGGAGGGATAG
- a CDS encoding uncharacterized protein (EggNog:ENOG503PHXP): protein MAGPLLHSFDYKAIPNSKFCLLRKLFLKASRSLTNSARHTLRALSTRVARRPKMDCHADTTELAALLHTAPKPQMTANYFRSRTDSVNICPHDAPLKVRDSLGSDGSVPGMIEDHDSVVSADDDYQNGIPGTRPGLWDPLWYFGRRGRDRSEHCRSISPTDKSRRQGYAQCSAKIQEDRPTTRGRASSSDSQNEAFPWPIVEPCVEQPRPPTATSVTLRPSYSLFPLAAPQRRPPVSPLRVSSLPRQPGSGTASPCSSLPNSRRPSIDTRMHSSNVQISPPISRPGSSNATTPTLAQYASTAASSTASIPLLYQMPAPPSTFEASPPISPLDKSLPDPPNWRQSISKRPSIANLRKLSLSKFSTRSSPTLADLVKSHSRSPTDDIPPTPSLLYPPSTSASNQKFFSDLHTRPLPPLPKPTDLLGQAPPPPPNISVFEIDSDSDEDDSDSDSDIDPTGADSGRRKKKRSFAKRLMRGFVPHSRKGRSASESAPLTCTPEPESTSSPQAAAPTGRRRAGTVGSTVESLHHHEKLGKPWMRRQKSGEVMSWGRFLSGKRGST from the coding sequence ATGGCTggcccccttctccactcCTTCGATTACAAGGCTATCCCCAACTCGAAGTTTTGCCTCCTTCGCAAGCTGTTTCTAAAAGCATCACGCTCCCTAACAAATTCTGCTCGGCACACCCTCAGAGCACTTTCCACACGTGTGGCACGACGGCCCAAGATGGACTGTCATGCGGACACCACCGAGCTTGCCGCTCTTTTACACACTGCTCCAAAGCCCCAGATGACAGCGAACTACTTTCGGTCCCGCACAGATTCTGTCAACATCTGTCCCCACGATGCTCCTCTGAAAGTTCGGGATTCCCTTGGATCTGATGGTTCTGTTCCAGGGATGATAGAAGATCACGACTCGGTCGTCTCGGCGGACGACGACTACCAGAATGGGATTCCAGGAACTCGACCCGGGTTGTGGGATCCCTTATGGTATTTCGGACGGCGCGGCCGGGATAGATCGGAGCACTGCCGTTCTATCAGTCCCACTGACAAATCGAGGCGGCAAGGATATGCCCAGTGCTCCGCGAAGATTCAAGAAGATCGACCAACTACGCGCGGCCGAGCATCTAGCTCCGACAGCCAGAACGAGGCTTTTCCTTGGCCCATTGTTGAACCCTGCGTGGAACAACCACGCCCTCCTACCGCAACATCTGTGACATTGAGACCGTCTTATTCACTTTTCCCTCTTGCAGCACCTCAACGACGACCTCCGGTTTCTCCGTTGCGCGTTTCGTCTCTTCCACGACAGCCTGGTTCGGGTACGGCATCGCCTTGTTCGTCTCTACCAAATAGCCGGCGGCCCAGCATCGACACCAGAATGCATTCATCCAATGTTCAGATTTCGCCACCGATCAGCCGGCCTGGCTCGTCGAACGCAACGACCCCGACTCTGGCACAGTACGCTTCCACAGCAGCCAGCTCAACAGCCTCGATCCCATTGCTCTATCAAATGCCAGCACCGCCATCCACCTTTGAAGCATCACCGCCGATATCTCCTCTGGACAAGTCTCTTCCTGATCCTCCTAACTGGAGGCAGTCTATCAGCAAACGTCCTTCTATTGCTAACCTTCGCAAACTCTCACTGTCCAAGTTTTCCACTCGCTCATCACCCACCTTGGCGGACTTGGTAAAGTCACATTCTCGATCTCCAACGGACGACattcctcccaccccaagcCTGCTTTACCCACCCAGCACCTCTGCCTCGAATCAGAAATTCTTCTCAGACTTGCACACCCGTCCTttacccccccttcccaaaccCACCGATCTGTTAGGACAagctccgcctccaccaccaaataTTTCTGTCTTTGAAATCGACTCCGACTCTGACGAGGACGACTCGGATTCAGACTCGGACATCGACCCAACAGGTGCCGACTccgggagaaggaagaaaaagaggagtTTTGCcaagaggttgatgagggggtttgtcCCACACagcaggaaggggaggagtgCGAGTGAGAGTGCGCCTTTGACTTGCACTCCAGAGCCCGaatcaacatcatcacctcaaGCAGCGGCCCCtacggggaggaggagggccggGACAGTAGGGAGTACTGTTGAGTCTCTGCATCATCACGAGAAGCTAGGGAAGccgtggatgaggaggcagaagagcggggaggtgatgagctgggggaggttcttgagtgggaagagggggtcTACTTGA